A DNA window from Sporosarcina sp. ANT_H38 contains the following coding sequences:
- a CDS encoding PepSY1/2 domain-containing protein yields MIFLLVYSIAALAIFSYGKVADNKQLAIALSGQYANNMTDASTKLEELDTAVKKTLLFNETDASSNAREDIWRLSSDIKNSVSTLPLDPSFSTSWLNYLGRLGNYAKGADRADDNVEYHRVMKLASKNLRTMADEWQVATSGMVSGNLSIDDWKKRMDVADSGHDWAGMGTSVKQYTESDFPLTASESDSMKKKDLKNMEDPKVTREEAVAQFKKLFPGLSNETIGVEMSKPGSPYPFYHIRFAEAESVGYIDITEKGGHVLSFLTERPFGKESLPFEDLKKKAETFLKEAGYNDLVYEEARENNTAWHMVYVRVETEYGAKIFSDVIHLKIAKDNGGIVGLDASEYIRKEKTARQPITKKDWKTFFHSGVEIVKEEYAYVENDRLEQRLAHYLTVTIDENGQIGTYAIIVDTETSEVIKTEKLQ; encoded by the coding sequence ATGATTTTTTTACTCGTGTACTCAATAGCAGCACTGGCGATCTTTTCTTATGGTAAAGTAGCTGATAATAAACAGCTTGCCATCGCTTTAAGTGGACAATACGCCAATAATATGACAGATGCGTCGACGAAACTAGAAGAATTAGATACTGCCGTGAAGAAAACGTTATTGTTCAATGAAACGGATGCTTCCTCAAATGCGCGTGAGGACATTTGGCGTCTTTCTTCCGATATTAAAAATTCAGTTTCAACATTACCGTTGGACCCTAGTTTTTCAACATCATGGTTAAATTATCTCGGACGTCTTGGTAACTACGCGAAGGGAGCTGATCGTGCAGACGATAATGTTGAATATCATCGTGTTATGAAATTGGCTTCTAAAAACCTTCGCACAATGGCGGATGAGTGGCAAGTTGCAACATCGGGTATGGTGAGTGGGAATTTATCGATAGACGATTGGAAAAAGAGAATGGATGTTGCTGATTCGGGTCATGATTGGGCTGGTATGGGTACTAGCGTAAAGCAGTATACAGAGAGCGATTTTCCACTGACAGCAAGTGAGTCAGATTCCATGAAGAAAAAAGATTTGAAAAATATGGAGGATCCTAAAGTAACACGTGAGGAGGCCGTTGCTCAATTTAAAAAATTGTTTCCCGGATTGTCTAATGAGACAATCGGTGTAGAAATGAGTAAACCTGGTTCTCCTTATCCGTTTTATCACATTCGTTTTGCCGAAGCTGAGTCGGTTGGTTACATTGACATTACGGAAAAAGGCGGACATGTACTTTCATTTCTTACAGAAAGACCATTTGGAAAAGAAAGTCTTCCGTTCGAGGATTTAAAAAAGAAAGCTGAAACGTTTTTAAAGGAAGCAGGATATAATGATCTTGTTTACGAAGAAGCAAGGGAAAATAATACAGCTTGGCATATGGTATATGTCCGAGTAGAAACTGAGTATGGAGCTAAAATATTTTCAGATGTAATCCATTTGAAAATTGCCAAGGATAATGGAGGTATCGTAGGACTAGATGCTTCCGAGTATATTAGAAAAGAGAAGACGGCCCGTCAGCCGATAACGAAAAAAGATTGGAAAACGTTTTTCCACTCGGGAGTCGAAATTGTCAAAGAAGAGTATGCATATGTTGAGAATGATCGGTTAGAGCAAAGATTAGCACATTACTTGACGGTAACAATTGATGAAAATGGGCAAATAGGCACATACGCCATAATCGTCGACACTGAGACTTCTGAAGTGATTAAAACTGAAAAACTACAGTAA
- the sleB gene encoding spore cortex-lytic enzyme, with product MLTLVMLLGSAYAISPIKIDAFSSQEIARGAYGDDVIELQSRLQYIGYYTGSIDGTFGYGTYWALRNFQEKYGLPVDGIAGLKTRKKLVGVSEYDEKFVKDNINKGNKFTYYGSKPLASQVEQGAGKKEDVQLPAKYTDQDLKLMANAVYGEARGEPYEGQVAVAAVILNRVEHPDFPDTVGGVIFQPLAFTAVADGQIWLTPNERAKEAVIDAINGWDPSENAIYYFNPITATSKWIWSRPQIKKIGLHIFAN from the coding sequence ATGTTAACACTCGTTATGCTACTTGGATCTGCATATGCTATTTCACCTATTAAAATAGACGCATTCAGTTCTCAGGAAATTGCACGCGGCGCATATGGCGATGATGTTATTGAGCTTCAATCGAGGCTTCAATATATCGGATATTACACAGGTTCAATCGATGGAACATTCGGCTACGGAACTTATTGGGCGTTGCGCAATTTTCAGGAAAAGTATGGTCTTCCGGTAGACGGAATTGCAGGGTTGAAAACTCGCAAAAAATTGGTGGGTGTATCAGAGTATGATGAGAAATTCGTAAAAGATAATATTAATAAAGGAAATAAGTTCACGTATTACGGCAGTAAACCACTAGCCTCTCAAGTAGAACAAGGAGCGGGTAAAAAAGAAGATGTTCAATTGCCTGCCAAGTATACAGATCAGGATCTCAAGTTAATGGCAAACGCTGTCTATGGTGAGGCACGAGGAGAACCGTACGAAGGGCAAGTTGCTGTAGCAGCGGTTATCTTGAATAGGGTTGAACATCCCGATTTCCCGGATACAGTTGGCGGGGTTATTTTTCAACCGCTTGCTTTTACAGCTGTTGCTGACGGGCAAATTTGGTTGACGCCGAACGAACGGGCGAAAGAGGCTGTTATCGATGCAATCAATGGCTGGGACCCATCCGAAAATGCAATTTACTATTTTAATCCTATTACTGCGACAAGCAAGTGGATCTGGTCGCGACCACAAATTAAAAAAATCGGATTGCATATTTTTGCTAATTAA
- the prsW gene encoding glutamic-type intramembrane protease PrsW: MFILFTVAIAPGLALFSYFYLRKQIAKEPSLTLFHTFIYGAIMTFPIMFIQHVFEEEGIFSNYFIRNVIFTSGLEEFFKWLILLLAIYRHVEFEDAYDGILYGASVSLGFATVENIIYLLAFGADTAFLRALLPVSSHALFGVVMGYYFGRAKFAEEANVKNYLFLAVLAPYSLHFIYNGILAIGDLWLYLIIPFMLFLWWFGLTRVKYAHTFAMQQFRGKARTKTK, from the coding sequence ATGTTCATATTGTTCACTGTAGCGATTGCACCGGGATTGGCGCTCTTTAGCTATTTTTATTTGAGAAAACAGATTGCAAAAGAGCCATCACTTACATTATTCCATACATTCATATACGGCGCTATCATGACTTTTCCAATAATGTTTATCCAACATGTATTTGAAGAGGAAGGTATCTTCTCTAATTATTTCATTCGAAACGTTATTTTTACGAGTGGACTTGAGGAATTTTTTAAATGGCTCATTCTACTGCTTGCCATTTACCGGCATGTTGAGTTTGAAGATGCTTATGACGGAATCCTATATGGTGCCAGCGTGTCTTTAGGTTTTGCGACGGTTGAAAACATCATTTATCTTCTTGCGTTTGGCGCTGATACGGCTTTCCTTCGGGCGTTATTGCCGGTTTCCAGTCACGCATTATTCGGGGTTGTAATGGGTTATTATTTCGGTCGTGCTAAATTTGCAGAAGAAGCAAACGTGAAAAACTACTTATTTTTAGCAGTGCTTGCACCATACAGTCTTCATTTCATTTATAATGGCATCCTTGCCATAGGTGATTTGTGGCTCTATCTAATTATTCCTTTCATGCTGTTTCTTTGGTGGTTCGGTTTAACTAGAGTTAAATATGCTCATACGTTCGCAATGCAGCAATTTCGAGGCAAAGCGCGAACGAAAACAAAGTGA
- a CDS encoding asparaginase yields MKKNILLIHTGGTISMELDTKTGGVILSAANPLALEIDNIQQFATITEVEAFNLPSPHITPEKMLELGALLTEHVKKAHFDGVVITHGTDTLEETAYFLELSTNYDIPIVLTGAMRSSNEIGSDGVYNLMSAVRVAADDDANGKGVLVVLNDEIHTATNVTKTHSSSVSTFQSPQYGPIGIVTKSDIHFHHAPLSRNYLPVESIGKKVAMFKIYAGMESDLLVSISSLGYDGVVLEGLGQGNVPPDLVVGIRRLLSEGLPVILVSRCFNGIAQDIYAYEGGGKMLKDMGVRFEHGLSGQKARLKLLLELCSV; encoded by the coding sequence TTGAAGAAAAACATTCTACTCATCCATACAGGTGGCACAATTTCAATGGAGCTGGATACAAAAACAGGCGGCGTCATTTTAAGCGCTGCGAATCCTCTCGCATTAGAAATTGATAACATTCAGCAATTTGCTACGATTACAGAAGTTGAAGCATTTAATTTACCGTCTCCCCACATAACGCCGGAAAAAATGCTTGAACTGGGAGCATTACTTACCGAGCACGTAAAAAAAGCTCACTTTGATGGTGTCGTCATAACACATGGCACAGACACACTTGAAGAGACCGCTTACTTCTTAGAACTCTCAACAAACTACGACATTCCCATCGTTCTAACCGGGGCGATGCGTTCTTCTAATGAAATCGGATCGGACGGTGTCTATAACCTTATGTCAGCCGTCAGGGTAGCCGCTGACGATGACGCAAACGGTAAAGGGGTACTAGTCGTGCTAAACGATGAAATCCACACAGCGACAAACGTGACGAAAACACATTCTAGTAGTGTATCCACTTTCCAAAGCCCGCAATACGGACCTATTGGCATCGTGACAAAGTCAGATATTCATTTTCATCATGCTCCATTATCTAGAAATTATCTGCCTGTCGAGTCCATTGGCAAAAAAGTGGCTATGTTTAAAATCTATGCAGGTATGGAATCCGACTTGCTCGTATCGATATCTTCGCTAGGCTATGATGGCGTTGTGCTTGAAGGACTTGGTCAAGGGAACGTGCCGCCTGATTTGGTCGTCGGTATCAGACGTCTCCTTTCTGAAGGTCTTCCAGTCATCTTAGTTTCTCGATGCTTCAACGGGATTGCACAGGATATTTATGCCTATGAAGGCGGAGGTAAGATGTTAAAAGATATGGGAGTGCGCTTTGAACATGGGCTCAGCGGTCAAAAAGCACGTTTAAAGCTATTGCTTGAACTGTGTTCAGTATGA